From a region of the Flavobacteriales bacterium genome:
- a CDS encoding gliding motility-associated C-terminal domain-containing protein, translating into FDVEYIPSCDRLRIRFTNISQNSGTYHWDFGDGHTSALPDPTYEFDYNYNTRVILTATNGVCEDTASHAVDIKSFDYYNSPVVPNVFTPNGDGINDVFRVKVNGDLRECTDMVILTRWGQEIYSPPGGQLA; encoded by the coding sequence CTTTGATGTGGAGTATATTCCGAGCTGCGACCGGCTCCGGATCAGGTTCACCAACATCAGTCAGAACTCGGGTACGTATCATTGGGATTTCGGCGATGGCCATACATCGGCATTGCCTGATCCTACATACGAGTTTGATTACAACTATAACACCAGGGTTATCCTGACGGCCACCAATGGGGTATGTGAGGATACGGCATCCCATGCGGTAGATATCAAAAGTTTCGACTATTATAATTCTCCTGTCGTGCCCAACGTATTTACACCCAATGGTGATGGCATCAACGATGTCTTCAGGGTGAAGGTCAACGGCGACCTGAGAGAATGCACCGACATGGTGATCCTGACCCGATGGGGGCAGGAGATATACAGTCCGCCCGGTGGTCAGCTCGCATAG